From one Paenibacillus sp. FSL K6-1330 genomic stretch:
- a CDS encoding carbohydrate ABC transporter permease — MVRVASNKGKMKKMTVADIAIIVFIVALSFTCIVPFLYMIALSFSSNEAIISQKVGLWPVDFTAETYKTILSDMDMLYTLGYSIVLTIFYTLVCMFLTICAAYPLTKKRLKGRNFILTALVFTMYFSGGLIPSYILVKNLGMMNSVWSLVLPGAMSVFNMIILKTFFSNLPESLEESAAIDGCSDLGILIKIVLPLSLPSIATLSLFYAVDRWNGFQDALFYITKKELYPMQMKLYQIISANQQLDSQQGGEGSVGSYIVPESLKAASVMFTTIPILLIYPKLQKYFVDGVMTGAIKG, encoded by the coding sequence ATGGTGAGGGTGGCGAGCAATAAGGGCAAGATGAAAAAAATGACTGTAGCGGATATTGCCATCATTGTATTTATCGTGGCATTGTCCTTCACATGTATCGTACCGTTTCTGTACATGATTGCGCTTTCTTTCAGTTCCAACGAAGCGATTATTTCTCAAAAGGTCGGACTGTGGCCAGTAGACTTCACAGCAGAAACGTACAAAACCATATTGAGCGATATGGATATGCTTTATACGCTTGGATACAGTATTGTGCTTACGATATTTTACACTTTGGTATGCATGTTCCTGACCATATGTGCAGCGTATCCGTTAACGAAGAAGCGGCTGAAGGGAAGAAACTTTATTTTGACGGCGTTGGTCTTCACCATGTATTTCAGCGGCGGTTTAATTCCCTCTTATATTCTGGTTAAAAACTTGGGCATGATGAATTCGGTTTGGAGCCTGGTTTTGCCGGGTGCCATGAGCGTGTTTAATATGATCATCTTAAAAACCTTCTTCAGCAATCTTCCGGAGAGCCTGGAGGAATCAGCAGCAATTGACGGGTGTTCGGATCTGGGCATTCTCATCAAGATTGTGCTCCCCCTTTCGTTGCCATCGATCGCCACATTAAGCCTTTTCTATGCGGTGGACAGATGGAATGGATTCCAGGATGCGCTGTTCTACATTACGAAAAAAGAGCTGTACCCTATGCAGATGAAGCTATACCAGATCATATCGGCCAATCAGCAGTTGGATAGCCAACAAGGAGGAGAAGGAAGTGTCGGCTCCTATATTGTCCCTGAATCTTTGAAAGCGGCCAGTGTCATGTTTACAACGATTCCGATTTTGCTGATCTATCCTAAACTGCAGAAGTATTTCGTGGATGGTGTGATGACTGGGGCTATCAAGGGTTGA
- a CDS encoding ABC transporter permease subunit, with protein sequence MKAVLDSSRKYGATKRKNNFLYYIRRDGLLYFLLLLPMAYILIFKYAPIYGLVMAFQDYNIFEGIRGSEWVGLDVFRFIFEQDSFYRALKNTLVLNVLDLIAGFPAPILLAILLNEVRQAKFKKMTQTVLYLPHFLSWVIIGGMVYLMFSNGGMINNFLSGFGFERIEFLSQKTPWLITYITVGIWQNIGWGTIIYLAAITGINRELYEASDIDGCSRLRKMWHITLPGIKSTINILLILQIGRMVSIGFDRPFVMGNSLVSDYSDVISTFVYRVGISSGDFSQATAVGLFQSVVGLILLLSANFVAKKLGEDGIW encoded by the coding sequence ATGAAAGCGGTTTTAGACAGCTCCCGAAAGTACGGCGCAACAAAAAGGAAAAATAACTTTCTGTACTATATCAGAAGAGACGGTCTGTTATATTTTCTTTTGCTGCTGCCTATGGCGTATATCCTGATTTTCAAGTATGCACCCATCTATGGCCTTGTGATGGCATTCCAGGATTACAACATTTTTGAAGGAATTAGAGGGAGCGAATGGGTAGGACTGGATGTGTTCCGGTTTATTTTTGAGCAGGACAGCTTCTACCGTGCATTGAAGAATACGCTGGTCCTGAATGTTCTGGACTTGATCGCTGGTTTTCCAGCGCCCATTCTTCTGGCGATTTTGCTCAATGAAGTAAGACAAGCAAAATTCAAGAAAATGACCCAGACCGTGTTGTATCTGCCCCACTTTTTATCCTGGGTTATTATTGGCGGTATGGTCTATCTGATGTTTTCTAACGGCGGCATGATCAACAATTTCCTGTCGGGCTTTGGTTTTGAAAGAATCGAGTTTCTGTCGCAGAAAACACCTTGGTTGATTACTTATATTACCGTTGGCATATGGCAAAATATCGGATGGGGCACCATCATTTATTTGGCGGCCATTACCGGAATCAATAGGGAGTTGTATGAGGCCTCCGATATTGATGGCTGCAGCAGGCTTCGCAAAATGTGGCATATTACACTGCCTGGCATTAAGTCAACCATCAATATTTTGTTGATTCTCCAAATAGGCAGAATGGTTTCTATCGGATTTGACCGTCCCTTTGTGATGGGGAATTCACTGGTTAGCGATTACTCTGATGTTATCAGTACTTTCGTGTATAGAGTTGGTATTAGTTCGGGTGATTTCTCCCAGGCAACGGCGGTAGGATTGTTCCAATCCGTGGTCGGCCTGATCCTGCTGTTATCTGCAAACTTTGTTGCGAAAAAATTAGGCGAGGATGGGATATGGTGA
- a CDS encoding dihydrodipicolinate synthase family protein: MTQSLLLPRAGGALYEYTPGKAGSFSVPAKPFTGRIAFSAAHVVCDPFADADPLHHSQIDWNSTLAYRHHLWSLGLAVAEAMDTAQRGMGLDWNRSKELIRASIAEARSVGGKIACGAGTDHLFPGPSVTIADVEAAYEEQVGFIEGEGGQVILMASRALAACAKGPEDYERVYGCILGQVKQPVILHWLGDMFDPALAGYWGCKDDPDEAMDVCLRVIRANADKVDGIKISLLDAGKEIKMRRLLPEGVKMYTGDDFNYPELIKGDEQGYSHALLGIFDAIAPAAAQALHALDAGDLVSYEAIMEPTVALSRHIFQKPTYAYKTGIVFMAYLNGHQPHFRMIGGAEGSRSIVHLAELFVLADRAGLLADPELAAERMKPVLALAGIRP, from the coding sequence ATGACCCAATCGCTGCTCCTCCCCCGCGCAGGGGGAGCGTTGTATGAATATACTCCGGGCAAAGCAGGCTCGTTCTCCGTGCCGGCCAAGCCGTTTACGGGCCGCATCGCCTTCTCGGCCGCCCATGTCGTCTGCGATCCGTTTGCGGACGCAGATCCGCTGCATCATTCGCAGATTGATTGGAACTCGACGCTCGCCTACCGGCACCATTTGTGGTCGCTCGGTCTGGCCGTGGCGGAAGCGATGGATACCGCGCAGCGCGGCATGGGCCTCGATTGGAACCGCTCGAAGGAGCTTATCCGCGCTTCGATCGCGGAAGCGCGCTCAGTCGGCGGCAAAATCGCCTGTGGCGCAGGAACCGACCATCTGTTTCCGGGACCGTCGGTCACGATCGCCGACGTGGAAGCCGCCTATGAAGAGCAAGTCGGCTTCATCGAAGGCGAGGGCGGTCAAGTCATTCTGATGGCGAGTCGCGCACTTGCCGCTTGCGCGAAAGGGCCCGAGGACTACGAGCGGGTGTATGGGTGCATTTTGGGACAAGTGAAACAGCCGGTCATCCTGCATTGGCTCGGCGACATGTTCGATCCCGCTCTGGCCGGCTATTGGGGGTGCAAGGACGATCCGGATGAGGCGATGGACGTTTGTTTGCGCGTCATTCGGGCAAACGCGGACAAGGTCGACGGGATTAAAATTTCGCTTCTCGATGCCGGTAAAGAAATCAAGATGCGTCGGCTACTGCCGGAAGGCGTCAAAATGTACACCGGCGACGACTTCAACTACCCGGAGCTGATCAAAGGTGATGAGCAGGGCTACAGCCATGCGCTCCTCGGCATATTCGACGCGATCGCGCCGGCCGCCGCCCAGGCGCTTCATGCCCTAGACGCAGGCGATCTGGTCAGTTATGAGGCGATTATGGAGCCTACCGTTGCCTTGTCGCGTCATATTTTCCAGAAGCCGACGTACGCCTACAAGACCGGAATTGTGTTCATGGCCTACTTGAACGGCCACCAACCGCATTTCCGCATGATCGGGGGAGCTGAGGGATCGCGCTCGATCGTCCATTTGGCCGAGCTGTTCGTGCTTGCCGACCGGGCAGGGCTATTGGCCGATCCAGAGCTTGCCGCCGAACGGATGAAGCCTGTCTTGGCGCTAGCGGGTATTCGGCCGTAA
- a CDS encoding Gfo/Idh/MocA family oxidoreductase, with protein sequence MVVRNIGIIMNGVTGRMGTNQHLIRSILAIRKQGGVALPGGDVIMPDPILVGRQESKLQSLAAAHGVERWSTDLEACLADPYNEIYFDSQTTVRRAESIKQAIAAGKHIYCEKPTAVDLEGALELARIAAEAGVRNGVVQDKLFLPGLLKLKRLNDSGFFGRILSVRMEFGYWVFEGDWQQGQRPSWNYRKEDGGGIIVDMFAHWRYVLENLFGEVKAVSCLAATHIPKRLDEQGVPYDCTADDAAYAIFELEGGIIVQANSSWAVRVDRDDLLTVTVDGTEGSAVAGLRDCKTQHRVNTPKPVWNPDIPNPFQFRDQWVEVPDNASYDNAFKVQWEIFLKHVVIGTPFPWDLLEGAKGTQLADLSLKSWQERRWIDVPKLSL encoded by the coding sequence ATGGTAGTTCGCAACATCGGCATTATTATGAACGGAGTTACCGGAAGGATGGGAACCAACCAGCATTTAATCCGTTCGATTCTTGCGATTCGCAAGCAGGGGGGCGTCGCGCTACCAGGCGGAGACGTCATCATGCCCGACCCGATTCTGGTCGGTCGGCAGGAGAGCAAGCTGCAGTCGCTGGCCGCCGCCCACGGCGTCGAGCGTTGGAGCACCGATCTTGAAGCATGCCTCGCCGATCCGTACAATGAAATTTATTTCGACAGCCAGACGACGGTGCGCCGCGCGGAAAGCATCAAGCAGGCGATTGCCGCGGGCAAGCATATTTATTGCGAGAAGCCGACGGCCGTTGATCTCGAAGGGGCGCTTGAACTGGCCCGCATCGCCGCTGAGGCCGGGGTGAGAAACGGTGTCGTGCAAGACAAGCTGTTTTTGCCAGGATTGCTCAAGCTGAAACGCTTAAACGACTCTGGCTTCTTCGGGCGTATCCTGTCCGTGCGGATGGAGTTCGGCTATTGGGTGTTCGAGGGCGACTGGCAGCAGGGTCAGCGGCCATCGTGGAACTACCGCAAGGAAGACGGCGGCGGCATTATCGTCGACATGTTTGCACACTGGCGCTATGTTCTCGAGAATTTGTTCGGGGAAGTGAAGGCTGTTTCCTGTCTTGCCGCTACACATATTCCGAAACGTCTGGATGAGCAGGGCGTTCCGTACGATTGTACGGCGGACGATGCGGCGTACGCCATATTTGAGCTGGAAGGCGGCATTATCGTGCAGGCCAACTCGTCCTGGGCGGTGCGCGTAGACCGCGACGATCTGCTCACGGTTACGGTCGACGGCACCGAAGGCAGCGCCGTGGCGGGTTTGCGGGACTGCAAGACGCAGCATCGGGTCAACACGCCGAAGCCGGTATGGAATCCGGACATTCCGAACCCGTTCCAGTTCCGTGACCAATGGGTGGAGGTGCCGGACAACGCGTCATACGACAACGCGTTTAAGGTGCAATGGGAGATCTTCTTGAAGCATGTCGTCATCGGCACGCCGTTTCCGTGGGATTTGCTCGAAGGCGCGAAGGGCACCCAGCTTGCCGATCTCAGCTTGAAGTCGTGGCAGGAACGCCGCTGGATCGACGTGCCGAAGCTGAGCCTGTAA
- a CDS encoding lytic polysaccharide monooxygenase, with the protein MMFQTRSDSRFILRFMLIGGGLLLVFACMFAFSKTVSAHGYINDPASRAIQCKNGLNTNCGPIIYEPQSLEGPKGFPAAGPPDGKIASAGLAGFAQLDQQSATRWNKVNMTSGTNNFTWIFTARHATTSYRYFITKPDWNPNAPLTRAQFDLTPFCTINGNGQQPPATLTHTCNVPQRDGYNVILGVWDIADTQNAWYIVIDAQFGPGDSIAPTAPTNLAVSNVGTTTAKLTWGASTDNNAVTGYEVYNGVNVIATIPANQTSANLTNLLAGTTYNIVVKAFDASGNRSPSSNSVQFTTTQLPVDVTPPTNPTGLHVMGTPTSTSVTLMWNASTDDSGIAGYRIYNGSTVIATVTGTATEKVITGLSPNSQYTFTVRAYDPSNNESGDSNAVTVSTPDGPSATPWAPNTAYEVNALVSYDGKVYKCIQPHTSLPGWEPSNVPALWQLQP; encoded by the coding sequence ATGATGTTTCAAACTCGTTCGGATTCCCGTTTCATCCTGCGATTCATGCTGATTGGCGGCGGATTGCTGCTCGTATTCGCTTGTATGTTCGCGTTCTCGAAGACCGTGTCAGCCCACGGATATATTAATGATCCGGCTAGCCGCGCGATCCAGTGTAAAAACGGATTGAATACCAACTGCGGCCCGATCATCTATGAGCCTCAGAGCCTGGAGGGGCCGAAAGGTTTTCCTGCTGCCGGACCCCCTGACGGCAAAATCGCCAGCGCCGGCCTTGCCGGCTTCGCTCAGCTTGACCAGCAATCAGCTACGCGCTGGAACAAGGTGAACATGACGAGCGGCACCAACAACTTCACTTGGATTTTTACCGCTCGTCATGCCACGACAAGCTACCGTTATTTCATCACCAAGCCGGATTGGAATCCCAATGCACCGTTGACTCGCGCCCAGTTTGATCTGACTCCGTTCTGCACGATTAACGGGAATGGCCAGCAGCCGCCGGCCACGTTAACCCATACCTGCAACGTGCCGCAAAGAGACGGTTACAATGTCATCCTCGGCGTATGGGATATCGCGGATACCCAAAATGCCTGGTACATCGTCATCGATGCCCAATTCGGTCCTGGCGACAGCATTGCGCCTACGGCGCCGACTAATTTGGCCGTCAGCAACGTTGGCACAACGACGGCCAAGCTGACTTGGGGGGCCTCGACGGACAACAATGCCGTCACGGGTTATGAGGTGTACAACGGTGTCAATGTCATCGCCACCATACCTGCCAATCAGACGAGCGCCAATCTCACCAATCTATTGGCAGGCACGACTTATAACATAGTTGTGAAGGCGTTCGACGCTTCCGGCAATCGATCGCCGAGCAGCAACAGTGTCCAGTTTACGACCACGCAGTTACCGGTTGACGTGACGCCGCCGACCAATCCGACCGGCCTGCATGTGATGGGCACCCCGACGTCGACATCAGTCACGTTGATGTGGAATGCATCCACAGATGATTCCGGCATCGCTGGTTACAGGATTTACAACGGCAGCACGGTGATCGCTACCGTCACTGGAACGGCAACCGAGAAGGTCATTACCGGTTTGTCGCCGAACTCGCAATATACGTTTACGGTCCGCGCTTACGACCCGTCGAATAATGAATCTGGCGACAGCAATGCCGTGACAGTGTCAACGCCTGACGGGCCGAGTGCAACGCCATGGGCGCCAAATACCGCTTATGAGGTCAATGCGCTTGTATCCTATGACGGCAAGGTGTACAAATGCATCCAGCCCCATACCTCCTTGCCGGGTTGGGAGCCGAGTAACGTGCCCGCGCTCTGGCAGCTACAACCGTAA
- a CDS encoding amidohydrolase family protein produces the protein MEKITQNAALEQVTAITNVRIFDGDQIIAPRHVVIKGESIISVGGDLPADATIIDGENGTLMPGLIDAHVHTSIGGLRDALKFGVTTELEMNGDFTKRGREIQLKNVNDVADVRSAGTAISAPGGHPDELLPDGDEIPEFVLKELEKLSEEDREAMLAAYAHDHEEIPQVTTVEEAIKHVHTQVENGADYIKVMIEEGTVMGAPGLPVLSDEILKAAVKEAHKLDKLVIAHVLTALSSQEAIDFGVDGLGHLFIDRPEYTSDLVKSIAGSGAFVIPCLVLNSSIIGNPASELANDPRVHSKLSPDWIDILNSSFNTFPQGNMENSFQNVMDLHRAGVDILVGTDVAPVPVPNLGGLAHGASVHHEMQLLVKAGFTPIEALQSATIKPARCFGLHDRGRITEGARADLILVNGDPTTNISDTLSIKSVWFNGSQQLG, from the coding sequence ATGGAGAAGATAACTCAAAATGCTGCGTTAGAACAAGTTACGGCGATTACAAATGTACGTATCTTTGATGGAGATCAAATTATTGCACCCAGACATGTTGTCATTAAAGGGGAATCCATTATTTCAGTGGGCGGAGACCTTCCGGCCGATGCAACGATTATCGATGGAGAAAATGGGACTCTAATGCCTGGTCTGATTGATGCACATGTCCACACCTCAATCGGCGGATTACGAGATGCCTTAAAATTCGGTGTTACAACAGAACTCGAAATGAACGGCGATTTTACTAAAAGAGGGCGCGAGATTCAGTTGAAAAATGTAAATGACGTCGCTGACGTCCGTTCTGCCGGCACAGCGATCAGCGCTCCGGGTGGACACCCAGATGAGTTACTGCCCGATGGAGATGAAATACCGGAATTCGTATTGAAGGAGCTAGAGAAGTTATCCGAGGAAGACCGTGAAGCGATGTTGGCCGCATACGCTCACGATCACGAAGAAATCCCGCAAGTGACGACGGTGGAAGAAGCGATTAAGCATGTGCATACCCAGGTGGAGAATGGAGCCGACTATATTAAGGTCATGATTGAAGAAGGAACGGTCATGGGGGCACCTGGCCTGCCTGTACTAAGCGACGAGATTTTAAAAGCAGCCGTGAAAGAAGCCCACAAGTTGGATAAGCTGGTCATTGCCCACGTCTTGACGGCTCTTTCATCGCAAGAAGCTATCGATTTTGGAGTCGACGGTTTAGGCCATTTATTTATCGACAGACCCGAGTACACATCCGACTTAGTGAAGTCCATAGCGGGTTCAGGCGCTTTTGTTATACCGTGCTTGGTGTTGAATTCATCGATTATTGGAAATCCGGCATCGGAATTGGCGAATGATCCACGTGTTCATTCCAAATTAAGTCCGGACTGGATCGATATTTTGAACTCAAGCTTCAATACGTTTCCGCAAGGTAATATGGAAAACAGCTTTCAGAATGTGATGGATCTTCACCGTGCCGGAGTTGATATTCTGGTAGGGACGGATGTCGCGCCGGTTCCCGTTCCGAACCTTGGCGGTCTTGCTCATGGGGCCAGTGTCCACCACGAAATGCAACTGCTGGTGAAGGCCGGGTTCACTCCGATCGAAGCTCTTCAGTCGGCTACTATCAAACCGGCCCGTTGCTTTGGTCTTCACGATCGCGGCCGTATTACCGAAGGTGCGCGCGCTGATCTTATTCTTGTAAACGGTGATCCGACCACTAATATTTCGGATACCTTGTCGATCAAATCCGTATGGTTCAATGGTTCGCAGCAGCTAGGTTAA
- a CDS encoding Gfo/Idh/MocA family oxidoreductase: protein MKIYRTALIGIGGFGAEHVNIMQKLVDEGSLQVAAFAEPNVGAHQESYGKLTALGAVHYIDYVQMLTLHPDIDFVVIVTPISSHKPMCIQVMRMGFHVLVEKPPAVTIQDLDEMIAVQMETGRLCQVNFQNTSGQAFRTLLERIGSGVLGQVEHVVGIGMWKRLRSYYDRTRWAGKLVSDGQYVLDGTFNNPFAHLLHHSLLTAGGSAADLYPESVQAELYHVNDIEGDDVSCIRAVMANGVSVHFYAMLCHEVSEVPSIAVYGTRGEAHWNYQNKLTIRAQDAEEDLAFGPTDLMCSMYLNLMEAIETPGKPLFSPLKASRSFVLVSNGAYESARAVRAIPGRFVTEREDGDSTVRLLPSLSEKMREAAAKRQLYSEYPLPWATPTRPFRMEGYSRFELPANMRTNNGRPTN from the coding sequence GTGAAGATTTATCGCACCGCGCTGATCGGGATCGGGGGATTCGGCGCTGAACATGTGAATATCATGCAGAAGCTGGTCGACGAGGGTAGCCTGCAGGTTGCTGCTTTTGCGGAGCCGAATGTCGGCGCTCATCAGGAGTCTTACGGCAAGCTGACCGCGCTTGGGGCTGTCCATTATATAGACTACGTGCAGATGCTCACGCTGCATCCGGATATCGATTTCGTCGTCATCGTCACGCCGATCTCCTCCCACAAGCCGATGTGCATCCAGGTGATGCGGATGGGCTTTCACGTGCTGGTGGAGAAGCCCCCGGCGGTAACGATTCAGGACTTGGACGAGATGATCGCGGTGCAAATGGAGACCGGGCGCTTGTGCCAGGTGAACTTCCAGAATACGTCGGGCCAGGCGTTCCGAACGCTGCTGGAAAGGATCGGCTCCGGTGTGCTCGGCCAGGTGGAGCATGTGGTCGGCATTGGCATGTGGAAACGGCTTCGCTCTTACTACGATCGAACCCGCTGGGCCGGCAAACTGGTCAGCGACGGCCAGTATGTGCTGGACGGGACGTTCAACAATCCGTTCGCCCACTTGCTGCACCATAGCTTGCTGACGGCCGGAGGAAGCGCCGCAGACTTGTACCCGGAATCGGTGCAGGCCGAGCTTTACCACGTCAATGACATCGAGGGGGACGATGTCTCCTGTATTCGCGCCGTTATGGCTAACGGTGTGAGCGTTCATTTTTACGCCATGCTTTGTCACGAAGTAAGCGAAGTGCCTTCGATTGCCGTGTACGGAACGCGAGGGGAAGCGCATTGGAATTACCAGAACAAGCTGACAATTCGCGCACAGGACGCCGAAGAGGATTTGGCGTTTGGTCCGACCGATTTGATGTGCAGCATGTATCTGAACCTGATGGAAGCGATTGAAACCCCAGGGAAACCACTCTTCTCGCCGCTCAAGGCAAGCCGAAGCTTCGTGCTTGTATCCAACGGCGCCTATGAGTCGGCTCGCGCCGTTCGTGCCATCCCCGGCCGATTCGTGACCGAGCGGGAGGATGGAGATTCCACCGTGCGCTTGCTGCCCAGCTTGTCCGAGAAGATGAGAGAAGCGGCAGCGAAGCGGCAACTGTACAGTGAATATCCGCTTCCTTGGGCGACGCCGACCCGGCCGTTCCGGATGGAGGGCTACAGTCGATTCGAGCTGCCTGCTAATATGCGCACAAATAACGGTAGACCGACCAATTAG
- a CDS encoding AraC family transcriptional regulator: protein MKWIDLSRNAIDLYEQKHTGGHLMSEHYHQTHQLLFVLEGEGTIRLGGEVRKLAVDDTALIVPYSVHSVMSDSRLTLLVLAFDEVVLDPDMRAQLLHAYFPASCLMKPGLFAASELRQLLRKMLFEQSRELSPLVRLSLKVQLSQLLLLLVRSAGTEAAGAGSSSNKLRAEKIRSYIDSKYFDPLTAGDIASKLDISTRHVNNIFKERYNMTPMQYLTEVRIRVAQKLLVETGKDIISICFEVGYDSVSTFYRSFKAVAKLSPKTYRELNAPAQAE from the coding sequence ATGAAATGGATTGACTTGTCCAGGAATGCGATAGATTTATACGAGCAGAAGCATACGGGCGGACATCTTATGTCCGAGCACTATCACCAGACGCACCAGCTGCTGTTTGTGCTGGAGGGCGAAGGAACTATCCGGCTGGGGGGGGAAGTACGGAAGCTGGCGGTCGACGATACGGCGCTGATCGTGCCGTATTCCGTCCACTCGGTCATGTCTGACTCCAGGCTGACCTTGCTAGTGTTGGCGTTTGATGAGGTGGTGCTCGATCCGGATATGAGGGCGCAACTGCTCCACGCCTATTTCCCGGCTTCCTGTCTGATGAAGCCGGGATTGTTTGCCGCGAGCGAGCTGCGGCAGCTGCTGAGGAAAATGCTGTTCGAGCAGTCCAGGGAGCTGTCGCCGCTCGTTCGGCTTTCGCTCAAAGTACAGCTGTCTCAGCTGCTGCTCTTGCTGGTTCGATCGGCCGGAACGGAGGCCGCCGGAGCGGGCTCCAGCTCCAACAAGCTGCGTGCCGAGAAAATTCGCAGCTATATCGATTCGAAGTATTTTGATCCGCTGACCGCTGGGGACATCGCCTCCAAGCTGGACATCAGCACGCGGCACGTGAACAACATCTTCAAGGAACGGTACAACATGACACCGATGCAATATTTGACTGAGGTACGCATCCGCGTCGCCCAGAAGTTGCTGGTGGAAACGGGTAAGGACATTATATCGATCTGCTTCGAGGTCGGCTACGATTCCGTGTCTACGTTTTACCGGTCGTTCAAAGCTGTCGCCAAGCTGTCACCAAAAACGTACCGGGAGCTGAACGCGCCCGCGCAAGCTGAGTAG
- a CDS encoding MarR family transcriptional regulator has protein sequence MQSRKDTPYLDLFQIIGLKLKKRADESIKELGLNAQQGKVIDYIYENQHNHFIQKDLADRFHLRGASITSMLQGLEQKGFIERKIPANNERQKNIYVLPKAIELIEDFQDSFQKVEEEIVQVLTDEEKQVLKKLLIKINERI, from the coding sequence ATGCAATCCCGAAAGGATACGCCTTATCTGGATTTGTTTCAGATTATCGGTCTTAAGTTAAAGAAAAGAGCGGACGAGAGTATAAAAGAACTGGGGTTAAACGCTCAACAAGGAAAAGTAATCGACTATATTTACGAGAACCAACATAATCATTTTATTCAAAAGGACCTTGCAGATCGGTTTCATCTACGTGGGGCCAGCATTACAAGCATGCTTCAAGGTCTAGAGCAAAAAGGGTTCATCGAGCGCAAAATCCCGGCCAATAATGAACGGCAAAAAAATATATATGTATTGCCAAAAGCGATTGAACTGATTGAAGACTTTCAAGACTCATTCCAAAAGGTGGAGGAAGAAATCGTTCAAGTCCTTACCGACGAGGAGAAACAAGTCTTAAAGAAATTGTTGATTAAAATCAATGAGCGCATATAA
- a CDS encoding sugar phosphate isomerase/epimerase family protein, translating into MEPLHSIDRLSLNQITTDRLVMREAVEACVHAEVPWIALWRHKVAETGLAESKRLVRDAGLRVSSLCRGGYFPAATAPARKERMDDNRRAVEEAAELGTDVLVLVCGPAPDRDIDFARKTVEEAIAELVPFARSHGVKLGIEPLHPMYAAERSVINTLAQANTLAEQHDSQDVGVVVDAFHVWWDPELYAQIERARGRILGFHVSDWIVPVPDLLMGRGMIGDGVIELRRMRHAVEAAGYVGAIEVEIFNRQVWDMPGDEALTLIKERYLQHV; encoded by the coding sequence ATGGAACCGCTTCATTCCATAGACAGACTCAGCTTGAACCAGATTACGACCGATCGGCTGGTTATGCGCGAGGCCGTGGAAGCATGTGTTCACGCCGAAGTGCCTTGGATCGCGCTGTGGAGGCATAAAGTGGCCGAGACCGGCCTGGCCGAGAGCAAGCGCCTTGTGCGGGACGCGGGCCTGCGCGTCTCCAGCCTGTGCCGTGGGGGTTATTTTCCGGCGGCCACCGCGCCTGCGCGCAAAGAGCGGATGGACGACAATCGCCGCGCTGTCGAGGAAGCGGCCGAGCTCGGCACCGATGTACTCGTGCTCGTTTGCGGACCGGCGCCAGACCGGGATATCGATTTCGCCCGCAAGACGGTCGAAGAAGCGATCGCGGAACTTGTACCGTTCGCCCGCTCGCACGGAGTCAAGCTCGGCATCGAGCCTTTGCACCCGATGTACGCCGCTGAACGCTCCGTCATCAATACGCTGGCGCAAGCCAACACGCTCGCGGAGCAGCACGACTCGCAAGACGTCGGCGTCGTCGTCGATGCGTTCCACGTCTGGTGGGACCCCGAGCTGTACGCGCAAATTGAGCGGGCCAGGGGGCGTATACTCGGCTTCCACGTCTCCGATTGGATCGTGCCGGTACCCGACCTGTTGATGGGCAGAGGGATGATTGGGGACGGCGTTATCGAGTTGCGCCGGATGCGTCATGCCGTTGAAGCGGCCGGTTACGTGGGGGCGATCGAAGTGGAAATCTTCAACCGGCAGGTATGGGATATGCCGGGAGACGAGGCGCTCACGCTCATCAAGGAACGTTATTTGCAGCATGTATGA